The nucleotide window AGTGCGCGATGCTCGGCGTCAGCGGCCGCGCCCCCTCGGAGCGCTTGACGACGAGCACGAACCCGCCCGCGTCGACGACGGCGACCGACAGCGCCTTCCCGAGCTTCGCGCCGCGCTCCAACGCAGCGGTGACGATCTGCTCGGCCTCGGTGAGACCCAGACCCAGTGCAGTCATGCGACGACCTCCGTGGTGGTGAAGACGTTCTCGAGGAACCGCTCGAGGGCGGCGTTGAACAGCTCCGGCGCCTCCCAGTACAGGGAGTGCGGAGCACCGGGCACGAGCTCGACGTGCGCGTCGGGCAGCAGGGACGCGGCCGTACGGATCGTCTCGGTCGACAGGACCGCGTCGAGCTCCCCGGACAGCAGGCACAGCGGGAGCCGTACGGCGCGGAGCGCGTCGACCGTCGGCCCGTCGGTGTTGAGGTGGCGCAGGTCGGCCATCCCCGCGTCGTTGAACGTGCCGAGCTGGCGGAAGAGGAACGTCTTCGCCGGATCGGCCTCGCGGAACGCCGGGGTCAGCAGCCGGTCGAGCACCGGGATCGCGTCGGCGGCGGCGCGGTCGATGCGCACGCGCTCGGCGAGGTCCGGGTGGTCGATCCCGCCCAGCGACGCGGCCAGCACGACGCCGGCAACCAGCTCGGACCGCTCGGTCTCGTCGAGCATCATCGCGGCCCGCAGCGCAGCGGCCGCACCGACCGACTGGCCGACGAGCACCGCCGGGCCGATCCCGGTCGCGCGCAGCGCCGGGTCGCGCAGCACGGCGACGATGTCCTGCGCCGTGCCCTCGGAGTCGACCGTGCCGTCCGGCGCGGTCACCGTGTCCGAGCGGCCGAAGCCCCGCAGGTCGAGGGTGATCAGCGAGTAGCGCCCGCGCAGTGCCGGCACCTGCTGCCACCACGCGGCATGGTGACCGCCGGACCCGTGCACGAACAGCACGGCCGGCGGCGGGGTGTCGCCGGCGCCGGCGGCCAGCCCGTGGGCCTCGTAGTAGATCTGCGTGCCGTCGGCAGCCGTGGCGTACCGGGCCAGGTGCTTCACGCGCTCGGTCACAGCTGGGCCCTCGCCTCGTCGGCGCTGTTGGCGCCGCGCCGGACCTTGGCCTTCTCCGCGTGGCGCTCCACCGGAGGCGCACCACCGGGCCGCTTCTCGTGGTAGACCAGCTCGATCATCGTGTGGTCGGGGTCGTGGATGTAGCAGAACAGCGAGCGGTTCTCGGGGCGCGACGTGATCCGGGTGTGCCGGACCCCGACCTCCTCGAGGTGGTCCATGAACTCGTCCCAGTTCTCGATCTCGACCGCGAAGTGGTACGGCGCCATCCGGTCCATCGTCTCGACCGGGGTGAAGTGCAGGTCGAAGTTGCCGCGCGTCATCAGCACGACCTTCGTGTTGCTCTTCGGGGTGATCGCCTTCAGCCCGAAGACCTTCCCGTACCACTCCTTGGTGCGCTCGGGATCGGTCGTCGGGAAGTTGACGTGGTGGATGTAGG belongs to Mumia flava and includes:
- a CDS encoding VOC family protein; this encodes MSNAPAYIHHVNFPTTDPERTKEWYGKVFGLKAITPKSNTKVVLMTRGNFDLHFTPVETMDRMAPYHFAVEIENWDEFMDHLEEVGVRHTRITSRPENRSLFCYIHDPDHTMIELVYHEKRPGGAPPVERHAEKAKVRRGANSADEARAQL
- a CDS encoding alpha/beta fold hydrolase, whose translation is MTERVKHLARYATAADGTQIYYEAHGLAAGAGDTPPPAVLFVHGSGGHHAAWWQQVPALRGRYSLITLDLRGFGRSDTVTAPDGTVDSEGTAQDIVAVLRDPALRATGIGPAVLVGQSVGAAAALRAAMMLDETERSELVAGVVLAASLGGIDHPDLAERVRIDRAAADAIPVLDRLLTPAFREADPAKTFLFRQLGTFNDAGMADLRHLNTDGPTVDALRAVRLPLCLLSGELDAVLSTETIRTAASLLPDAHVELVPGAPHSLYWEAPELFNAALERFLENVFTTTEVVA